The Parabacteroides sp. AD58 genome includes a window with the following:
- the traM gene encoding conjugative transposon protein TraM — protein MRKINFKQPKYIFPLVVFIPLCALVYFVMQTFGGGEDAQQTVATDRINTELPQANAEEAGDKMYEMSRRFGDEDAFTAVGAIGEEQKKAEELEHGYSEDELNKLDAAEAERIRQQQEMEELERSLAESRRHINSFAYGDNAPSGNRSGNGSRTASSTATDGYTSQDDFAKDLEEIQRRSYERQKAIESGLGIGRFDRDEQAEKQRKDSIARVRQAEKERNRPKLVIKSGDTNAEKFHTVTSPDDVAEAKLIRAMIDQTTKAKEGTRLRFKLLDDITVSNTKLKKGTYLYGTVTGFGQQRVKATITSILVGDKFINVKLSVFDNDGMEGFYVPESSFREFVKDASSSAVQQNISFESEDGYGSGISGEALALQALQNVYNSASSAISSNIRKNKAKIKYNTIVYLINSEEAR, from the coding sequence ATCAGAAAAATCAATTTCAAACAGCCCAAGTACATCTTCCCGTTGGTGGTGTTCATTCCCCTGTGTGCCCTGGTGTACTTTGTGATGCAGACGTTCGGGGGCGGCGAAGATGCCCAGCAGACGGTTGCCACCGACCGCATCAATACGGAACTGCCGCAAGCCAATGCGGAGGAAGCCGGAGACAAGATGTATGAGATGTCGCGCCGTTTCGGGGACGAGGATGCCTTTACCGCCGTCGGTGCCATCGGAGAAGAACAGAAAAAAGCCGAAGAATTGGAGCACGGCTACAGCGAAGACGAACTCAACAAGCTGGATGCAGCGGAAGCGGAACGCATCCGTCAGCAGCAGGAAATGGAGGAACTGGAAAGGTCGTTGGCCGAATCCAGAAGACATATCAATTCCTTTGCATACGGGGACAATGCTCCTTCCGGAAATAGGTCTGGTAATGGAAGCAGAACCGCTTCATCAACAGCTACTGATGGCTATACCTCACAAGATGACTTCGCTAAAGACCTGGAAGAAATCCAACGCAGGAGTTACGAACGTCAGAAGGCCATTGAAAGCGGGTTGGGTATCGGGCGCTTTGACCGGGATGAACAGGCAGAGAAGCAGCGGAAGGACTCCATTGCAAGGGTCCGTCAGGCTGAAAAGGAACGCAACCGCCCAAAGCTTGTCATCAAGTCCGGTGATACCAATGCGGAGAAGTTCCACACAGTGACCTCACCTGATGATGTAGCGGAAGCCAAGCTCATTCGGGCGATGATTGACCAAACTACCAAAGCCAAGGAAGGTACTCGTTTACGCTTCAAACTTTTGGATGACATTACTGTCAGCAATACCAAGTTGAAGAAAGGCACCTACCTGTATGGGACAGTGACAGGCTTTGGACAGCAGCGAGTGAAGGCTACCATTACCAGTATTCTGGTCGGTGATAAGTTCATTAACGTGAAACTTTCTGTGTTCGATAATGACGGCATGGAAGGGTTCTATGTACCGGAAAGTTCTTTCCGTGAGTTCGTGAAGGATGCCAGCTCCAGTGCCGTGCAACAGAACATCAGTTTTGAATCGGAGGATGGCTACGGTTCCGGTATTTCCGGTGAAGCCCTGGCACTTCAAGCCTTGCAAAATGTCTATAACTCAGCTTCTTCGGCCATCTCGTCCAACATCCGCAAGAACAAGGCGAAAATCAAGTACAACACGATTGTCTATCTGATTAACTCGGAGGAAGCAAGGTAA
- the traK gene encoding conjugative transposon protein TraK: MLIESLAQKTKLALMTVLATIGGCTLICGFTVWCCISLVTKEREQIYILDGDIPFLAQRAQLEANFTMEAKAHIQLFHQYFFNLPPDNDYIKWTVGKAMYMADGTALKQKQALDENGFYSDIISSSAVCTIMCDSIQFDEHERKFTYYGTQLIKRRTRDLKRSMVTTGYIESVPRTRNNPHGLMITNWRTLENKDLDY, translated from the coding sequence ATGCTTATAGAATCCTTAGCACAGAAAACGAAACTCGCCCTGATGACGGTGCTGGCCACGATAGGTGGCTGCACCCTCATCTGCGGGTTCACCGTCTGGTGCTGCATCTCGCTCGTGACAAAAGAACGGGAGCAGATTTACATACTGGACGGTGACATTCCCTTCCTGGCACAGCGTGCCCAGCTGGAAGCGAACTTCACGATGGAAGCCAAGGCGCATATCCAGCTCTTCCATCAGTATTTCTTTAACCTGCCTCCCGACAACGACTACATCAAGTGGACGGTCGGCAAGGCAATGTATATGGCAGATGGTACTGCCCTCAAGCAGAAGCAGGCATTGGATGAGAACGGATTTTACTCTGATATCATCTCTTCTTCAGCGGTGTGTACCATCATGTGTGACTCCATTCAGTTCGACGAACATGAACGGAAATTTACCTACTACGGAACGCAGCTCATCAAGCGCCGTACTCGGGACCTGAAACGCTCCATGGTCACTACAGGCTACATCGAATCAGTTCCCCGTACCCGGAACAATCCGCACGGTCTGATGATTACGAATTGGAGGACGCTGGAGAACAAAGATTTAGATTACTAA
- a CDS encoding DUF5045 domain-containing protein: protein MLMGCPYSGHAQRPTKDKEKARQWQSMENGPWDFAPDWYYFLLHKKYSGAEMYWKWAGFQSGFRVRFKEHKSNVKRIMPTRVTAEETQRQKIKKVEEERQKMEELYQEELLREADRNVDLMFPSYKDEFNRMQDCITDGLLYCMQKSKGKLQYQVDELSRQNEILCADIAYIHKMGVGYGLENAKRQKAYEEARQKMEELVKRTANLCAVASTHY, encoded by the coding sequence ATGCTGATGGGGTGTCCCTATAGCGGACATGCCCAGCGTCCAACCAAGGACAAGGAAAAGGCCCGGCAGTGGCAGTCCATGGAGAACGGTCCATGGGATTTCGCACCGGACTGGTACTACTTCCTGTTGCACAAGAAATACTCGGGCGCGGAAATGTACTGGAAGTGGGCAGGATTTCAATCCGGCTTCCGGGTACGTTTCAAGGAGCACAAATCCAACGTGAAACGCATCATGCCCACCCGGGTAACTGCGGAAGAGACCCAGCGGCAGAAAATCAAGAAGGTGGAGGAAGAGCGGCAGAAGATGGAGGAACTCTATCAGGAGGAACTGCTCCGCGAGGCAGACCGCAACGTGGACCTGATGTTCCCTTCCTACAAGGACGAGTTCAACCGGATGCAGGACTGCATCACCGACGGACTGCTCTACTGCATGCAGAAAAGCAAGGGCAAGCTCCAGTACCAGGTGGACGAACTGAGCCGCCAGAATGAAATCCTCTGTGCCGACATCGCCTACATCCACAAGATGGGAGTCGGCTACGGACTGGAGAATGCCAAGCGGCAGAAGGCTTACGAGGAAGCCCGGCAGAAGATGGAAGAACTGGTCAAACGGACCGCCAACCTCTGCGCGGTGGCTTCCACGCATTATTAA
- a CDS encoding TraG family conjugative transposon ATPase produces the protein MARTKKRIFDGLYAQLEETDGNVVLFSAKGEPSVIFEIINPVQQLCTDAEQYMLFQDVLSNVVQTLGEGYALQKQDVLCKQSYHHEVPEDAEFLTKSYFRYFEGREFTEIRTYLILTQEAQHSQFVQYDPKRWLDFHSKVSKVSDILKEKNIKHRKLTKEEVNEYCHRFMAFQFRHGPFSMTNFKASDEYLKIGDRVVRSYPLVDIDEINLPSLVKPYTQMNINGYGIATDLFSFLTSVPHADCVVFNQVVQIPNQRKLLRKLQAKAKRHGSMPDPSNKIAKEDIEEVLDRLAVDSTQLVYCNFNILVSCPADKVTPVTSYLETKLYECGIMPSRTAYNQLELFTDSFPGNGYAFNPDYDLFLTLSDAALCFFFKEHLKGSEDTPLTTYYTDRQGLPVCIDITGKEGKVKMTDNANFFCIGPSGSGKSFHMNSVVRQLLEQKTDVVMVDTGDSYEGICGYYKGTYISYSKEKPISMNPFKVTKEEYDLNFGEKKNFLKSLIFLIFKGNDFPSKIEDMLINQTIVEYYEAYFQPFTKFTEKEREGLRQKLLVASKMEEDYDKFSHSMEDIDAQIREAERDKQAESRALMLPAEARRLKLLRQCRSLYALAQDEAASKGEKERALQIIENYKKELYNNSMLIKIDKQIDHIEEQKRRLKVRELSFNSYYEFALERIPQIVAQEKIQFNIRDFAAILKQFYRGGELEMTLNSDLDVNLFDEQFIVFEIDKIKDDPVLFPIVVLIIMDVFLQKMRIKKGRKALIIEEAWKAIASPTMAEYIKYLYKTVRKFHGIAGVVTQELNDVIDSPIVKEAIINNSDVKILLDQTKFKDRYEDIAAILGLTPIQRQQIFTINALNNREGRSYFKEVWICRGQYSDVYGVEEAPECYWAYTTERTEKEALKLYLAHYGTMQEAITHIEADRKRDGGHKYLEFARKVNQHQKVMSLWSS, from the coding sequence ATGGCACGTACCAAGAAAAGAATATTTGACGGCCTTTATGCGCAGCTGGAGGAAACGGACGGCAATGTCGTCCTTTTTTCAGCCAAGGGGGAACCGTCGGTTATTTTCGAGATAATCAATCCCGTGCAGCAGCTTTGTACCGATGCGGAGCAGTACATGCTCTTTCAGGATGTGCTCTCCAATGTGGTACAGACGCTCGGCGAGGGTTATGCCCTGCAAAAACAGGACGTGCTCTGCAAGCAGTCCTACCACCATGAGGTGCCGGAGGATGCAGAGTTCCTAACCAAAAGCTACTTCCGTTACTTTGAGGGAAGAGAATTTACGGAGATACGTACCTACCTTATCCTCACGCAGGAGGCACAGCACAGCCAGTTCGTTCAGTACGACCCGAAGAGATGGCTGGACTTCCATTCCAAGGTTTCCAAAGTGAGCGACATTCTCAAGGAGAAGAATATCAAGCATCGGAAGTTGACCAAGGAAGAGGTGAACGAGTATTGCCACCGCTTCATGGCCTTCCAGTTCCGGCATGGTCCGTTCTCGATGACCAACTTCAAGGCATCAGACGAGTATCTGAAAATCGGCGACCGGGTAGTCCGTTCTTATCCGCTGGTGGATATAGACGAGATTAACCTGCCTTCGCTGGTGAAGCCCTATACTCAGATGAACATCAACGGCTACGGCATCGCTACGGACTTGTTCTCTTTTCTGACGAGTGTGCCCCATGCTGATTGTGTGGTGTTCAACCAGGTGGTACAGATACCGAACCAACGAAAATTGCTGAGAAAACTCCAGGCAAAGGCCAAACGTCACGGCTCCATGCCTGACCCGAGCAACAAGATTGCGAAGGAAGACATTGAGGAAGTGCTGGACCGCCTGGCTGTGGACAGCACGCAGTTGGTTTATTGCAACTTCAACATTCTGGTAAGCTGCCCGGCAGACAAGGTCACCCCGGTCACTTCCTATCTGGAAACCAAGCTGTATGAATGCGGCATCATGCCGTCCCGTACCGCCTACAACCAGTTGGAATTGTTTACCGACAGCTTCCCCGGCAACGGCTATGCCTTCAATCCGGACTATGACCTCTTTTTGACGCTCTCCGATGCCGCTCTGTGCTTCTTTTTCAAGGAACATCTAAAGGGCTCGGAAGATACTCCGCTGACCACATACTACACCGACCGCCAGGGGCTGCCAGTGTGTATTGACATCACAGGGAAAGAGGGTAAGGTGAAGATGACGGATAATGCCAACTTCTTCTGCATCGGACCTTCAGGAAGCGGGAAGTCATTCCACATGAACAGCGTGGTTCGTCAACTATTAGAGCAAAAGACGGATGTGGTTATGGTCGATACGGGTGATTCCTATGAAGGTATCTGTGGTTACTACAAGGGAACCTATATTTCTTACTCGAAGGAGAAGCCCATCTCCATGAATCCTTTCAAGGTAACAAAAGAAGAGTATGACTTGAACTTCGGGGAGAAGAAGAACTTCTTGAAGTCTTTGATATTCCTGATATTCAAGGGTAACGACTTTCCAAGCAAGATTGAGGACATGCTCATCAACCAGACCATCGTGGAATACTACGAAGCCTACTTCCAGCCCTTCACCAAGTTCACCGAAAAGGAACGTGAAGGGTTGAGACAAAAGCTGTTGGTTGCCTCCAAGATGGAAGAAGACTACGACAAGTTCTCCCACAGCATGGAAGACATTGATGCCCAAATCAGAGAAGCCGAAAGGGACAAGCAGGCAGAAAGCAGGGCACTCATGCTTCCGGCAGAAGCCCGGCGACTCAAGCTGCTCCGCCAGTGCCGTTCGCTCTATGCCCTTGCCCAGGATGAAGCTGCCAGCAAAGGGGAAAAGGAACGTGCCCTGCAGATTATCGAGAACTACAAGAAGGAACTCTACAACAACTCCATGCTTATCAAGATAGACAAGCAGATAGACCACATCGAGGAACAGAAACGCAGACTGAAAGTCCGGGAATTGTCCTTCAACTCTTACTATGAGTTTGCATTGGAACGCATTCCGCAAATCGTGGCACAGGAGAAGATTCAGTTCAACATCCGAGACTTCGCTGCCATCCTGAAGCAGTTCTACCGAGGAGGCGAACTGGAGATGACCCTGAACTCCGACCTGGACGTGAACCTCTTCGATGAGCAGTTCATCGTCTTCGAAATCGACAAGATTAAGGATGACCCCGTGCTGTTCCCGATTGTGGTACTCATCATTATGGACGTGTTCCTGCAGAAGATGCGTATCAAGAAAGGACGAAAGGCGCTGATTATTGAGGAAGCGTGGAAGGCAATTGCTTCGCCCACCATGGCAGAATATATAAAATATTTGTACAAAACGGTAAGAAAGTTCCACGGCATAGCAGGTGTCGTTACTCAGGAGTTGAACGATGTGATAGATTCGCCCATCGTGAAGGAAGCCATCATCAACAACTCCGACGTGAAGATACTGCTCGACCAGACCAAGTTCAAGGACCGCTACGAGGACATTGCCGCCATCCTGGGACTGACCCCCATCCAGAGGCAGCAGATATTTACCATCAATGCCCTGAACAACCGGGAAGGACGCAGCTATTTCAAGGAAGTCTGGATATGCCGGGGACAATACTCGGATGTGTACGGTGTGGAGGAAGCACCGGAATGCTACTGGGCTTACACTACCGAACGTACGGAGAAGGAAGCCCTCAAACTCTATCTGGCCCACTACGGAACCATGCAGGAAGCCATCACGCACATAGAGGCAGACCGCAAACGGGACGGCGGGCATAAGTATCTGGAATTTGCCAGAAAAGTCAATCAACATCAAAAAGTCATGTCATTATGGTCAAGTTAA
- a CDS encoding DUF4134 domain-containing protein: MACSVVQKCLMFIFALTVSVGEAMAGSKGAAGFTKATQEVSSYQTPVSNLMKAIAAVIVLVGAFNVYFKMQNGDQDVKKTIMLTIGGCIAFIALSEALPLFFK, from the coding sequence ATGGCCTGCAGTGTGGTACAGAAATGCCTCATGTTCATCTTTGCCCTTACGGTATCGGTCGGTGAAGCGATGGCAGGCAGCAAGGGAGCCGCAGGCTTTACCAAAGCCACCCAGGAAGTGAGTTCCTACCAGACTCCGGTGTCAAACTTGATGAAAGCGATTGCAGCCGTTATAGTTTTAGTAGGAGCTTTTAACGTTTATTTTAAGATGCAGAACGGCGACCAGGATGTCAAGAAAACTATCATGCTGACCATTGGCGGATGTATTGCATTTATCGCTCTTTCTGAGGCTCTTCCGCTCTTCTTTAAGTAA
- a CDS encoding ParA family protein has product MIQTPVIVTFANQKGGVGKTSLCVTFANYLVTKGVRVVVIDCDFQHSIMKCRKSDIKRYGEELIPYEVWSYEVNDNNAMTSLVEKLHNDPEIDVALMDSPGSLMANGLVPMFVNSDIIVVPFHYDLVTVPSTASFLMFLDRLRKMVGAKMKARLFIVPNQHDLRVGRRSELLLWDNTRETFSNYGYVTAKIPKRADMERFSTIAGLDMALPIAAQVFDKLYSCIFDTLDPLREVELSGIQLTENLYPKSGKKKYQAAATSIALSEDAAEDESEAAEPDDNQLNQ; this is encoded by the coding sequence ATGATACAGACACCTGTCATAGTAACCTTTGCCAACCAGAAGGGAGGTGTCGGAAAAACCTCCCTTTGCGTAACCTTCGCCAATTACCTGGTGACGAAAGGCGTCCGTGTGGTCGTTATCGACTGCGACTTCCAGCACTCCATCATGAAGTGCCGCAAGTCAGACATCAAGCGCTACGGAGAAGAACTCATCCCCTATGAAGTATGGTCCTACGAAGTCAACGACAACAATGCCATGACCTCGCTGGTCGAGAAACTCCATAACGACCCGGAGATAGACGTGGCGCTGATGGACTCACCGGGCAGCCTGATGGCCAACGGACTGGTGCCGATGTTTGTCAACTCCGACATCATCGTTGTGCCTTTTCACTATGACCTGGTAACGGTTCCCTCCACCGCCAGCTTCCTGATGTTTTTGGATCGGCTCCGTAAAATGGTCGGTGCAAAGATGAAAGCCCGGCTCTTCATTGTACCCAATCAGCATGATCTCCGTGTGGGCAGGCGCTCGGAACTCCTCCTTTGGGACAACACCCGGGAAACCTTTTCCAACTACGGGTATGTCACCGCCAAGATTCCCAAACGGGCAGACATGGAAAGGTTCAGTACCATTGCAGGTCTGGATATGGCCTTGCCGATAGCAGCCCAAGTTTTTGACAAGCTGTATTCCTGCATCTTCGACACCCTGGACCCTCTGCGGGAAGTGGAACTCTCCGGCATCCAGCTCACGGAAAACCTCTATCCCAAGAGCGGAAAGAAAAAGTATCAGGCCGCCGCCACATCCATCGCCCTGTCCGAGGACGCAGCAGAAGATGAAAGTGAAGCAGCAGAGCCAGACGATAATCAACTCAATCAGTAA
- a CDS encoding relaxase/mobilization nuclease domain-containing protein: protein MIATILPGSADFHAVGYNEHKVFKGVATLLEMRNFGGLDASEHPTAKQLVQFLQLYSSQNSRIQKPQFHVAISCKGHEMTEQQLLDFAHQYLQEMGYAESGQPWLIYAHHDTDNTHLHIVTSRVAPDGRKIQHDHERRRSQVVIDKILGTDRTQKTEKDIEAAKQYSFSSFAQFKAVMGTMGYEVFQKDGNVFVKQGGRIQKKLPLTEIEVLYKKGYQDKARNRQLRACLKKYRDVCANKEELQKEMKKNFGVDVVFFGKKDKPYGYMLIDHANKTVIHGARVLAVEELLDFATPEQRFDRIEAYIGQLLQLNPKITQGEIFQKLKKQHAYIKKGVIFYDGQSRPLPEEMAAAINRNNRISFIEKFRPQNEAEVELLCKAFKVDRPDMVSISTERPPKYADSVSRLHEIFSDSEVKSPRSAMYQEGFIIRQVDDTYYAINFKEHILINLNEEGFDVERVKKKSKKPKRQGVPFKKSKKKTLNPVKSLQRKSHQGLGKLRKEGVGSHSANREWEVGKKTNYDEVDNGHSMKW, encoded by the coding sequence ATGATAGCAACCATCCTTCCCGGAAGCGCCGACTTCCATGCCGTCGGCTACAACGAACACAAGGTCTTTAAAGGAGTGGCCACCCTGCTGGAGATGCGGAACTTCGGTGGACTGGACGCTTCGGAACATCCGACCGCCAAACAGCTGGTGCAGTTCCTCCAGCTCTATAGTTCCCAGAACAGCCGGATTCAGAAACCTCAGTTCCATGTAGCCATCTCCTGCAAGGGCCACGAGATGACGGAACAGCAGTTACTTGATTTCGCGCACCAGTATCTGCAGGAAATGGGGTATGCCGAATCCGGACAACCCTGGCTCATCTATGCGCATCACGATACAGACAACACTCACTTGCACATTGTGACTTCGAGAGTGGCGCCCGACGGTCGCAAGATACAGCACGACCATGAACGCAGGCGCTCGCAGGTGGTTATTGACAAGATACTTGGAACCGACAGAACACAAAAGACAGAGAAAGACATCGAGGCCGCCAAGCAGTACAGTTTCTCCTCCTTTGCCCAGTTCAAGGCCGTGATGGGAACCATGGGCTATGAAGTTTTCCAGAAAGACGGGAACGTCTTCGTCAAGCAAGGCGGCCGAATCCAAAAGAAACTCCCCCTGACAGAGATTGAAGTTCTATATAAGAAAGGTTATCAGGACAAGGCACGCAATCGCCAGCTGAGAGCCTGCCTGAAGAAATACCGGGATGTATGCGCCAATAAGGAAGAACTGCAGAAGGAAATGAAGAAGAATTTCGGCGTGGATGTGGTCTTCTTCGGCAAGAAAGACAAACCCTACGGCTACATGCTGATTGACCATGCCAACAAGACCGTCATTCATGGTGCCCGGGTTCTAGCCGTAGAAGAACTCCTCGACTTTGCTACTCCCGAACAACGCTTTGATCGGATTGAAGCCTACATTGGCCAGTTACTCCAGCTGAACCCCAAGATAACCCAGGGAGAAATCTTCCAGAAACTCAAGAAACAGCATGCCTATATAAAGAAAGGTGTCATCTTCTACGACGGCCAGTCCCGACCTCTTCCGGAAGAAATGGCAGCAGCCATCAACCGCAACAACCGCATCAGCTTCATCGAGAAGTTCCGTCCGCAGAATGAAGCCGAAGTGGAACTGCTGTGCAAGGCTTTCAAGGTGGACCGCCCGGATATGGTAAGCATCTCCACGGAGCGTCCTCCCAAGTATGCCGATTCCGTCAGCCGCCTGCATGAAATCTTCAGTGATTCCGAAGTGAAGTCCCCCCGCAGCGCCATGTACCAGGAAGGCTTCATCATCCGTCAGGTCGATGATACCTACTATGCCATCAACTTCAAGGAACATATCCTGATCAACCTGAATGAAGAAGGCTTCGATGTGGAACGGGTGAAGAAGAAATCCAAGAAGCCAAAGCGCCAGGGAGTGCCGTTCAAGAAGTCCAAGAAGAAGACGCTCAATCCAGTCAAGAGTTTGCAGCGGAAGTCGCATCAAGGACTGGGCAAACTCCGGAAAGAAGGTGTCGGCAGCCACAGCGCCAACCGTGAATGGGAAGTCGGCAAGAAGACCAACTACGACGAAGTGGACAACGGCCACTCCATGAAATGGTAA
- a CDS encoding tyrosine-type recombinase/integrase produces the protein MTTLKVTVKRPKSDGLYTVYIRVTHARKSVYINTNKVVDAAHISDSGEPTDPVVKEHCSRLVREYMDRLNRVDTTAWDVKEVLEYLQETNQDVCFSEYAREFIRKMANDGHERNAKNYKLAVNHLERFVGSNKVMFSYLTSAVLTHWLEYLSKTNRAKEMYPTCVRQIFKKALVEFNDDERGICRIKFNPWLKVQIPKSDTTTKIAISAEACREFFNRPLPKTKMLASTPELGRDVALLSLCLGGINTVDLYLMKKTDYRDGIICYKRAKTRHSRKDEAYIEMRVEPFIQATFDKYLSTDENDEYLFVFHSRFTDSDSFNAGVNIGIRRICTDMGMKKEDFYHFYTFRHTWATIAQNDCDANLYEVAFGMNHSHGMNVTRGYVKIDFSPAWRLNAKVIDFIFFSTKKSKQGKAKDLGAPQDKMFRISPKMMIYARAYFKGEVIAELTDIGFSNVDEVIDKLVPMLRKDIPDGCNVQFRLTNCDSQKEAVYERSKGKGF, from the coding sequence ATGACGACATTAAAAGTAACCGTAAAGAGACCGAAGAGTGATGGACTTTATACAGTCTATATTCGAGTGACGCATGCGCGTAAGTCCGTTTACATAAATACCAATAAGGTAGTGGACGCAGCGCATATTTCCGACAGTGGTGAACCGACAGACCCGGTGGTAAAAGAACATTGTTCACGATTGGTCCGTGAGTATATGGATCGGTTGAACCGTGTGGACACAACCGCCTGGGACGTGAAGGAAGTGCTGGAGTATTTGCAAGAGACCAATCAAGATGTCTGCTTCAGCGAATATGCCCGGGAGTTTATCCGGAAGATGGCCAATGACGGGCATGAGCGTAATGCCAAGAACTACAAGCTGGCAGTAAACCATCTGGAACGCTTTGTGGGGTCTAACAAAGTTATGTTTAGCTACCTAACCTCTGCTGTTCTAACCCATTGGTTGGAGTATCTGTCCAAAACCAACCGGGCAAAGGAAATGTACCCCACCTGTGTCCGGCAGATTTTCAAGAAGGCTCTGGTCGAGTTCAATGATGACGAACGGGGTATCTGCCGCATCAAGTTCAACCCGTGGCTGAAGGTACAGATACCGAAGTCTGATACCACGACGAAGATTGCCATCAGTGCAGAAGCCTGCCGTGAGTTCTTCAACCGCCCCTTGCCCAAGACCAAGATGCTGGCTTCTACTCCCGAACTGGGAAGAGATGTGGCACTTCTTTCCTTGTGTCTGGGTGGCATCAATACAGTGGACCTCTACTTGATGAAGAAGACCGACTATCGGGATGGCATCATCTGCTACAAACGAGCCAAGACCCGTCACAGCCGCAAAGATGAAGCCTACATCGAAATGCGGGTGGAACCCTTCATTCAGGCTACCTTTGACAAATACCTTTCTACCGATGAAAACGATGAATACCTTTTCGTATTTCACAGCCGTTTCACGGATTCCGACAGCTTCAATGCAGGTGTAAACATCGGTATCAGAAGAATTTGTACGGACATGGGAATGAAGAAGGAAGACTTCTACCATTTCTATACCTTCCGTCACACTTGGGCGACCATCGCACAGAATGACTGTGATGCCAATCTGTATGAAGTGGCCTTCGGTATGAACCATAGCCATGGTATGAATGTGACTCGTGGTTATGTGAAGATAGACTTCTCACCTGCCTGGAGGCTGAATGCCAAGGTAATAGACTTCATCTTCTTCAGCACCAAGAAGAGTAAGCAGGGAAAGGCAAAGGATCTTGGTGCGCCACAGGACAAGATGTTCCGCATTTCACCCAAGATGATGATCTATGCCCGTGCCTATTTCAAAGGTGAAGTGATTGCTGAGTTGACCGACATCGGGTTCAGCAACGTCGATGAAGTCATTGACAAGCTTGTGCCGATGTTGCGCAAGGACATACCCGACGGCTGTAATGTTCAATTCCGTCTGACGAATTGTGATTCTCAAAAAGAAGCTGTGTATGAACGCAGTAAAGGAAAAGGATTTTAA